In Salana multivorans, a single genomic region encodes these proteins:
- a CDS encoding GNAT family acetyltransferase, which yields MPDDARPFVLDPVAGVRIAGLSDDGPDGVAPEDVAAVVALWEACGLTRPWNPPERDLADALASPASTVLVARATGDDASVAGGLVGTVLAGYDGHRGWLYYLAVAPGLRGAGIARALIAAAEAWLAERGARKVQLMVRRGNPAASLYPHLGYEPQDTEVYGRWL from the coding sequence ATGCCCGACGACGCGAGACCGTTCGTGCTCGACCCCGTCGCCGGCGTGCGCATCGCTGGGCTCTCCGACGACGGGCCCGACGGTGTGGCGCCCGAGGACGTCGCGGCCGTCGTCGCCCTGTGGGAGGCGTGCGGACTGACGCGGCCGTGGAACCCGCCCGAGCGCGACCTCGCCGACGCGCTGGCGTCGCCCGCCTCGACCGTGCTCGTCGCCCGCGCGACCGGTGACGACGCGAGCGTGGCAGGCGGCCTCGTCGGCACGGTCCTCGCCGGCTACGACGGCCACCGCGGCTGGCTCTACTACCTCGCCGTCGCACCCGGGCTGCGGGGCGCGGGGATCGCCCGGGCGCTGATCGCGGCGGCCGAGGCCTGGCTCGCCGAGCGCGGCGCGCGCAAGGTCCAGCTCATGGTGCGCCGGGGCAACCCCGCCGCGTCCCTCTACCCGCACCTGGGCTACGAGCCGCAGGACACGGAGGTCTACGGCCGCTGGCTCTGA
- the pfkB gene encoding 1-phosphofructokinase, which produces MIITLTPNPSVDRAYDLDVLQLGEVNRADAVHVDAGGKGINVSRALAANDVQTLAVLPVGGHDGDLLVALLEPTGVAVRAVPLPGRTRSNVTLQVASGVTTKVNAPGPVLDDAGQAELFAAVAAAVGPGDVVVGAGSLPRGANDRFYVALGEVVRAAGAHLVLDTSGPAFDAAVAVGGLALVKPNDEELAELAGRPLPTVGDVVAAAREVVALGTTRVLVSLGSHGALLVSADAACWAGGPALVPASTVGAGDTTLAGFLAASGGDLDQVDDAECLRTAVAWGRAAVLLPGTAVPTPDLIDARAVRVDLDLDPTTPIKEL; this is translated from the coding sequence ATGATCATCACCCTGACCCCCAACCCGTCGGTCGACCGGGCCTACGACCTGGACGTGCTCCAGCTCGGCGAGGTCAACAGGGCCGACGCGGTCCACGTCGACGCCGGCGGCAAGGGCATCAACGTCTCCCGCGCGCTGGCCGCGAACGACGTCCAGACGCTCGCCGTCCTCCCGGTCGGCGGTCACGACGGCGACCTGCTCGTCGCGCTGCTCGAGCCGACCGGCGTCGCCGTCCGCGCGGTGCCACTGCCCGGACGGACGCGCTCGAACGTCACGCTCCAGGTCGCCTCCGGCGTCACCACCAAGGTGAACGCGCCCGGCCCGGTGCTCGACGACGCAGGCCAGGCCGAGCTGTTCGCCGCCGTCGCCGCCGCGGTCGGGCCGGGCGACGTCGTCGTCGGCGCCGGCAGCCTCCCGCGGGGAGCCAACGACCGGTTCTACGTCGCCCTCGGCGAGGTGGTCCGCGCAGCCGGAGCCCACCTCGTCCTCGACACGTCCGGTCCGGCGTTCGACGCGGCCGTCGCCGTCGGCGGGCTCGCGCTCGTCAAGCCCAACGACGAGGAGCTCGCCGAGCTCGCCGGACGCCCCCTGCCGACCGTCGGGGACGTCGTGGCCGCGGCGCGGGAGGTGGTGGCGCTCGGCACGACGCGCGTGCTGGTGAGCCTCGGCTCGCACGGCGCCCTGCTCGTGTCCGCCGACGCCGCCTGCTGGGCCGGCGGCCCGGCCCTCGTCCCCGCCTCGACGGTGGGCGCGGGCGACACGACGCTCGCCGGGTTCCTCGCCGCCTCGGGCGGCGACCTCGACCAGGTCGACGACGCGGAGTGCCTGCGCACCGCCGTCGCCTGGGGCCGCGCGGCGGTCCTCCTGCCGGGCACGGCCGTTCCGACCCCCGACCTCATCGACGCGCGCGCCGTCCGCGTCGACCTCGACCTCGACCCCACCACCCCCATCAAGGAGCTGTAA
- the pta gene encoding phosphate acetyltransferase: protein MKARTVYLAAPEGNIGKSTIALGLIDMFATRVQRVGVFRPVVSGPDDGVLQVLLRHDGVDLTYEDCVGVTYDDVHADPEAALDAILTKARALAERCEVLVAVGSDYTDVAGPTELAFNATIAANLNAPVVLAVGARERTPAQVKQVADVAIAEILAHHAHVAAVFANRCAPQDQRAIAAELSSEGIPAFTFPEISLLSSPSVRDVMRVLDAHLLVGDEELLDREAEHMLVGAMGIEHLIERLKEGSFVITPSDRSDAIVALLAAHSSPDFPTLSGVALNGPEELKPNVRNLVSSLARSLPILRTELGTFTAATAVAATRGTLATGSQRKIDLARRTFEETVDPAVVLAALDVEPVKVVTPLMFEHMLYERARAQKRHIVLPEGDDDRVLRAASTVLSRGVARLTILGVESAVRQRAGELGLDIAEATILDPATSAYLEEFAQVYTELRKHKGMTVERAREIVQDVSYFGTLMVHLGYADGMVSGAAHTTAHTIKPSFETIKTTPGVSVVSGCFFMCLADQVLVYADCAVNPDPNAEQLADIAISSARSALQFGVEPRIAMLSYSTGSSGKGEDVDKVRRATELVRERAPELVVEGPIQYDAAVDPGVAAAKMPGSPVAGQATVLIFPDLNTGNNTYKAVQRSAGAVAVGPVLQGLAKPVNDLSRGATVKDIITTVAITAIQAQDSSGPLAPDEERN from the coding sequence GTGAAGGCACGCACGGTCTACCTCGCGGCGCCCGAGGGGAACATCGGGAAGTCGACGATCGCCCTCGGGCTGATCGACATGTTCGCGACGCGGGTCCAGCGCGTCGGGGTGTTCCGGCCCGTGGTGAGCGGTCCCGACGACGGCGTCCTGCAGGTGCTCCTGCGGCACGACGGCGTCGACCTCACCTACGAGGACTGCGTCGGCGTCACCTACGACGACGTGCACGCCGACCCCGAGGCCGCGCTCGACGCGATCCTCACCAAGGCGCGCGCCCTGGCCGAGCGGTGCGAGGTGCTGGTCGCCGTCGGCTCGGACTACACCGACGTCGCCGGCCCGACCGAGCTCGCTTTCAACGCGACGATCGCGGCGAACCTCAACGCGCCCGTCGTCCTGGCCGTCGGCGCCCGCGAGCGCACGCCGGCCCAGGTGAAGCAGGTCGCGGATGTCGCCATCGCCGAGATCCTCGCGCACCACGCGCACGTCGCCGCGGTGTTCGCCAACCGGTGCGCGCCGCAGGACCAGCGCGCGATCGCCGCCGAGCTGAGCTCCGAGGGGATCCCGGCGTTCACGTTCCCGGAGATCTCGCTGCTGTCCTCGCCGTCGGTGCGGGACGTCATGCGCGTGCTCGACGCCCACCTGCTCGTCGGCGACGAGGAGCTCCTCGACCGCGAGGCCGAGCACATGCTCGTCGGAGCCATGGGCATCGAGCACCTCATCGAGCGGCTCAAGGAGGGCTCGTTCGTCATCACGCCGTCGGACCGGTCCGACGCGATCGTCGCGCTCCTCGCCGCGCACTCCTCCCCCGACTTCCCGACGCTGTCCGGCGTGGCGCTCAACGGCCCGGAGGAGCTGAAGCCGAACGTCCGCAACCTCGTCTCCTCCCTCGCGCGGAGCCTGCCGATCCTGCGCACCGAGCTCGGGACGTTCACCGCGGCGACCGCCGTCGCCGCGACGCGCGGCACGCTCGCCACGGGCTCGCAGCGCAAGATCGACCTGGCGCGCAGGACGTTCGAGGAGACGGTCGACCCGGCCGTCGTGCTCGCGGCGCTCGACGTCGAGCCGGTCAAGGTCGTCACCCCGCTCATGTTCGAGCACATGCTCTACGAGCGGGCGCGGGCGCAGAAGCGCCACATCGTCCTGCCCGAGGGCGACGACGACCGCGTGCTGCGGGCCGCGTCGACGGTCCTGTCCCGCGGCGTCGCCCGGCTGACGATCCTCGGCGTCGAGTCGGCCGTCCGCCAGCGGGCCGGCGAGCTCGGCCTCGACATCGCCGAGGCAACGATCCTCGACCCGGCCACCTCCGCCTACCTGGAGGAGTTCGCGCAGGTCTACACCGAGCTGCGCAAGCACAAGGGGATGACGGTCGAGCGCGCGCGCGAGATCGTCCAGGACGTGTCGTACTTCGGCACGCTCATGGTGCACCTCGGCTACGCCGACGGCATGGTGTCGGGCGCCGCGCACACCACGGCGCACACGATCAAGCCGTCGTTCGAGACGATCAAGACCACGCCGGGCGTCTCCGTCGTGTCGGGCTGCTTCTTCATGTGCCTCGCCGACCAGGTGCTCGTGTACGCCGACTGCGCCGTCAACCCGGACCCGAACGCCGAGCAGCTCGCCGACATCGCGATCTCCTCGGCCCGCTCGGCGCTGCAGTTCGGCGTCGAGCCGCGGATCGCGATGCTGTCGTACTCCACGGGCTCCTCCGGCAAGGGCGAGGACGTGGACAAGGTGCGCCGCGCGACCGAGCTCGTGCGCGAGCGGGCGCCGGAGCTCGTCGTCGAGGGACCGATCCAGTACGACGCGGCGGTCGACCCCGGTGTCGCCGCGGCCAAGATGCCGGGCTCCCCCGTGGCGGGCCAGGCGACGGTGCTGATCTTCCCCGACCTCAACACCGGCAACAACACGTACAAGGCGGTCCAGCGCTCGGCCGGCGCCGTCGCCGTCGGCCCGGTGCTCCAGGGGCTGGCCAAGCCGGTCAACGACCTCTCCCGAGGCGCTACGGTCAAGGACATCATCACGACGGTCGCCATCACGGCGATCCAGGCACAGGACTCGTCCGGGCCACTCGCCCCGGACGAGGAGAGGAACTGA
- a CDS encoding HPr family phosphocarrier protein, which translates to MASRTVVVGSSSGLHARPAALVSQAAAAAAPATVLIGRPGEDGVDASSVLLLMSLGIAAGEEVVLASDDDAALDRLAELVATDLDAS; encoded by the coding sequence ATGGCCAGCCGCACCGTCGTCGTCGGTTCGTCCTCCGGGCTGCACGCCCGCCCCGCCGCACTCGTGAGCCAGGCCGCTGCGGCCGCCGCCCCCGCGACCGTCCTCATCGGCCGGCCGGGGGAGGACGGGGTCGATGCCTCGAGCGTCCTGCTCCTCATGTCGCTCGGGATCGCCGCGGGTGAGGAGGTCGTCCTCGCGAGCGACGACGACGCCGCGCTCGACCGCCTCGCCGAGCTCGTCGCCACGGACCTGGACGCCTCGTGA
- a CDS encoding putative PEP-binding protein — protein sequence MSARVLPGVGVGRRAVVGPVVQVREPVRPASDAVIERDGAPVPHDELPDVVGAAFATVSADLAARAERASGSMGEVLAATAQIAADPALLTGTRKELSTGTPPVAAVEKTIGGFIEMFTAMGGLMAERVTDLASVRDRVVAVLVGAPLPGVPELAEPSVVVARDLAPADTAALDLDRVLAIVTELGGPTGHTAIIAGQLGIPCLVRVTGAGDVPDGTRVLVDARAGRLVVDPDDEDVAAIRRLADAELALEEDTAPGATADGHPVDLLVNIGTAADAERAAAATDARAVAGSGLFRTEVLFLDATAAPSVAAQAAEYTAALAAFGGRKVVVRTLDAGADKPLAFATLADEENPALGVRGYRIGRVHPRLLTEQLAALGQAAAETGTQPWVMAPMIATPQEAAEFAASARAAGLTRVGVMIEVPAAALRAEAVLAEVDFVSLGTNDLAQYTMATDRLAGQLVDLLDPWQPAVLELVATTARAGRALGKPVGVCGESAGDPLMALVLTGLGVTSLSMSLGSVPAVRYALRRHTLAQCEAMAEAALSAASATQGRAAVVDLLTEEARRLLA from the coding sequence GTGAGCGCGCGGGTGCTGCCCGGCGTCGGCGTCGGACGTCGCGCCGTCGTCGGGCCGGTCGTCCAGGTCCGCGAGCCGGTCCGGCCGGCGTCGGACGCCGTGATCGAGCGGGACGGCGCCCCCGTCCCGCACGACGAGCTGCCCGACGTCGTCGGAGCCGCGTTCGCGACCGTCTCGGCGGACCTCGCGGCCCGTGCCGAGCGCGCCTCCGGGAGCATGGGCGAGGTGCTGGCGGCGACGGCGCAGATCGCGGCCGACCCCGCCCTGCTGACCGGGACGCGCAAGGAGCTCAGCACCGGGACGCCCCCCGTCGCGGCCGTGGAGAAGACCATCGGCGGCTTCATCGAGATGTTCACGGCGATGGGCGGCCTCATGGCCGAGCGCGTCACCGACCTCGCCTCGGTGCGCGACCGCGTCGTCGCCGTCCTCGTCGGGGCTCCGCTGCCGGGCGTGCCCGAGCTGGCCGAGCCGAGCGTCGTCGTCGCCCGCGACCTGGCGCCGGCGGACACGGCGGCCCTCGACCTCGACCGCGTCCTCGCCATCGTCACGGAGCTCGGCGGCCCGACGGGCCACACGGCGATCATCGCCGGGCAGCTCGGCATCCCGTGCCTCGTCCGGGTGACGGGGGCCGGCGACGTGCCCGACGGCACCCGCGTGCTCGTCGACGCGCGCGCCGGGCGCCTCGTCGTCGACCCGGACGACGAGGACGTCGCCGCGATCCGGCGGCTGGCCGACGCCGAGCTGGCGCTCGAGGAGGACACGGCCCCCGGGGCGACGGCGGACGGCCACCCGGTCGACCTGCTCGTCAACATCGGGACCGCCGCCGACGCCGAGCGGGCGGCGGCCGCGACGGACGCGCGCGCGGTCGCCGGCTCCGGCCTGTTCCGGACCGAGGTGCTGTTCCTCGACGCGACGGCCGCCCCGAGCGTCGCGGCTCAGGCCGCCGAGTACACGGCGGCGCTCGCGGCGTTCGGCGGGCGCAAGGTCGTCGTCCGCACCCTCGACGCCGGCGCGGACAAGCCGCTGGCCTTCGCCACGCTCGCCGACGAGGAGAACCCGGCGCTCGGCGTCCGCGGCTACCGGATCGGGCGCGTCCACCCGCGGCTGCTGACCGAGCAGCTCGCGGCGCTCGGGCAGGCGGCGGCCGAGACCGGGACGCAGCCGTGGGTGATGGCCCCGATGATCGCGACGCCGCAGGAGGCCGCGGAGTTCGCGGCGTCGGCCCGCGCCGCGGGGCTCACCCGCGTCGGCGTCATGATCGAGGTGCCCGCGGCGGCGCTGCGCGCCGAGGCCGTGCTTGCCGAGGTGGACTTCGTCTCGCTCGGGACGAACGACCTCGCGCAGTACACGATGGCGACGGACCGGCTGGCCGGCCAGCTCGTCGACCTGCTCGACCCGTGGCAGCCCGCCGTCCTCGAGCTCGTCGCGACGACCGCGCGGGCCGGGCGCGCGCTGGGGAAGCCGGTCGGGGTGTGCGGGGAGTCGGCCGGGGACCCGCTCATGGCGCTCGTCCTCACGGGCCTCGGCGTCACCAGCCTGTCGATGTCGCTCGGGTCGGTGCCCGCCGTGCGCTACGCGCTGCGCCGGCACACGCTCGCGCAGTGCGAGGCCATGGCGGAGGCCGCGCTCAGTGCCGCGTCGGCGACGCAGGGGCGCGCCGCCGTCGTCGATCTGCTCACCGAGGAGGCGCGTCGGCTCCTCGCGTGA
- a CDS encoding PTS sugar transporter subunit IIA: protein MSDTLITADLVAVGLDAVDKDAVIEALAGRLAAAGRVTDAAAFVADVTAREAQTATGMPGNIGLPHAKSAAVTVPSLAVATVPGGVDFAGPDGPATLVFLIAAPAEGANEHLQILAKLARKLVNPAFTGSIRDAADADAVAAIVTEAVS from the coding sequence ATGTCTGACACCCTCATCACCGCCGATCTGGTCGCCGTCGGGCTGGACGCCGTCGACAAGGACGCCGTCATCGAGGCCCTCGCGGGCAGGCTCGCGGCCGCCGGCCGAGTGACGGACGCCGCTGCGTTCGTCGCGGACGTCACGGCCCGCGAGGCGCAGACCGCCACCGGCATGCCGGGCAACATCGGCCTGCCGCACGCCAAGTCCGCCGCCGTCACCGTGCCGTCCCTCGCCGTTGCGACCGTCCCCGGCGGCGTCGACTTCGCCGGCCCCGACGGCCCGGCGACGCTGGTGTTCCTCATCGCCGCCCCCGCCGAGGGCGCGAACGAGCACCTCCAGATCCTCGCGAAGCTCGCCCGCAAGCTGGTCAACCCCGCCTTCACCGGCTCGATCCGCGACGCCGCGGACGCCGACGCCGTCGCCGCGATCGTCACCGAGGCGGTGTCCTGA
- a CDS encoding acetate kinase codes for MSTSRSVLVINSGSSSLKYQLLDADTGDSLATGLIDRIGEDYSNVAHTANGEKTTRQLPIPDHEVAIEVMLGLFDELGPSSLAEAGIVGVGHRVVHGGTQIVGPTLVDDAAEAIVAELAPLAPLHNPANLTGIRVARRLLPDVPHVIVADTAFFTNLPAASATYALDREVAEKHQVRRYGAHGTSHQYVSKAAAEFLGRDVADLNQIVLHLGNGASASAVRGGAPIDTSMGLTPLEGLVMGTRTGDIDPAVVVHLYRNAGLSIDEIDDVLNRRSGVKGLAGVTDMRELDELVKAGDPAAQLALDVYALRLKKYVGSYHAELGRLDVITFTAGIGENDDVVRARSLEGLEMWGIEVDPERNAVRSKEPRVISPDGARVTVLVVPTNEELEITHQVLEVI; via the coding sequence ATGAGCACCTCCCGCTCCGTCCTCGTCATCAACTCCGGCTCGTCCTCGCTGAAGTACCAGCTCCTCGACGCCGACACGGGCGACTCGCTCGCCACCGGTCTCATCGACCGGATCGGCGAGGACTACTCGAACGTCGCCCACACGGCGAACGGCGAGAAGACCACGCGCCAGCTCCCCATCCCCGACCACGAGGTGGCCATCGAGGTCATGCTCGGCCTGTTCGACGAGCTCGGCCCGTCCTCGCTCGCCGAGGCCGGGATCGTCGGGGTCGGACACCGCGTCGTGCACGGCGGGACGCAGATCGTCGGCCCGACGCTGGTCGACGACGCGGCCGAGGCGATCGTGGCGGAGCTCGCGCCGCTGGCGCCGCTGCACAACCCCGCGAACCTCACGGGCATCCGCGTGGCGCGCCGGCTGCTGCCGGACGTGCCGCACGTCATCGTCGCCGACACGGCGTTCTTCACGAACCTGCCCGCCGCCTCGGCGACGTACGCCCTCGACCGCGAGGTGGCCGAGAAGCACCAGGTCCGCCGCTACGGCGCCCACGGCACGTCGCACCAGTACGTGTCGAAGGCGGCGGCCGAGTTCCTCGGCCGCGACGTCGCCGACCTCAACCAGATCGTGCTCCACCTCGGCAACGGGGCCTCGGCCTCGGCGGTGCGCGGCGGTGCGCCGATCGACACGTCCATGGGGCTGACGCCGCTGGAGGGCCTGGTCATGGGGACGCGGACGGGCGACATCGACCCGGCCGTCGTCGTGCACCTGTACCGCAACGCCGGGCTGTCGATCGACGAGATCGACGACGTGCTCAACCGCCGGTCCGGGGTCAAGGGCCTCGCCGGCGTCACCGACATGCGCGAGCTCGACGAGCTCGTCAAGGCCGGCGACCCGGCCGCGCAGCTCGCGCTCGACGTCTACGCGCTGCGGCTGAAGAAGTACGTCGGCTCCTACCACGCGGAGCTCGGCCGGCTCGACGTCATCACGTTCACGGCCGGGATCGGCGAGAACGACGACGTGGTGCGCGCCCGCTCCCTCGAGGGGCTCGAGATGTGGGGCATCGAGGTCGACCCCGAGCGCAACGCCGTCCGGTCCAAGGAGCCGCGCGTCATCTCGCCCGACGGCGCCCGCGTCACGGTGCTGGTCGTGCCGACGAACGAGGAGCTCGAGATCACCCACCAGGTGCTCGAGGTCATCTGA
- a CDS encoding PTS fructose transporter subunit IIC, giving the protein MKFVAVSSCPTGIAHTYMAAEALEQAGRAAGHEVVVETQGSIGTDEIPLSVIQDADGVIFAADLEVKGKERFAGKPTISVGVKRAVHEPAKVIDEAVAAVASGVATPAASAPVPTSSGPADSGLSRVRKQLMTGVSYMIPFVAAGGILIAISFMLAQVAWGGAEGAIEVTAADQVAVFSDFDLGSLQHWSIVLLATGQLAFGFLVPVLSGYIAFAIADRPGLVPGFVGGAASVLVGAGFLGGLLTGFAAGFLALWISRWKVHKGVRGIMPVVVIPLLSSLGIGILMLVLIGRPIAALMGGLTSWLEGLSGGSIVLLGVLLGAMMGSDLGGPINKVAYTFAVTGLATQGLASDAAQYKIMAAVMAAGMVAPLGMALASTVRKKLFTPIERENGKASWLLGASFISEGAIPFAAADPWRVIVSSIAGSAVTGGLVMAFGSTLVAPHGGVWVLPLIGNPFLFLLAVAAGTCVTAGAIIVLKSMRATSAVKEEAAAAVAAA; this is encoded by the coding sequence ATGAAGTTCGTCGCAGTCAGCTCGTGCCCAACGGGCATCGCCCACACGTACATGGCCGCCGAGGCCCTCGAGCAGGCCGGGCGCGCCGCCGGCCACGAGGTCGTCGTCGAGACGCAGGGCTCGATCGGGACCGACGAGATCCCGCTCAGCGTCATCCAGGACGCCGACGGCGTCATCTTCGCCGCCGACCTCGAGGTCAAGGGCAAGGAGCGGTTCGCGGGCAAGCCGACCATCAGCGTCGGCGTGAAGCGCGCCGTGCACGAGCCGGCCAAGGTGATCGACGAGGCCGTCGCCGCCGTGGCGAGCGGCGTCGCGACCCCCGCGGCCAGCGCGCCGGTCCCCACCTCGTCGGGGCCGGCCGACAGCGGGCTCTCACGCGTCCGCAAGCAGCTCATGACCGGCGTCTCGTACATGATCCCGTTCGTCGCCGCCGGCGGCATCCTCATCGCCATCTCGTTCATGCTCGCCCAGGTGGCCTGGGGCGGCGCCGAGGGTGCCATCGAGGTCACGGCCGCCGACCAGGTGGCGGTCTTCTCCGACTTCGACCTCGGCTCGCTGCAGCACTGGTCGATCGTGCTGCTGGCCACCGGTCAGCTCGCCTTCGGCTTCCTCGTCCCCGTGCTGTCCGGCTACATCGCGTTCGCGATCGCCGACCGGCCGGGCCTCGTTCCGGGATTCGTCGGCGGCGCCGCGTCGGTGCTCGTCGGCGCGGGCTTCCTCGGGGGTCTCCTCACCGGCTTCGCGGCCGGCTTCCTCGCCCTGTGGATCAGCCGGTGGAAGGTGCACAAGGGCGTTCGGGGCATCATGCCGGTCGTCGTCATCCCCCTGCTGTCCTCGCTCGGTATCGGCATCCTCATGCTGGTCCTGATCGGCCGCCCGATCGCCGCGCTGATGGGCGGGCTCACGTCGTGGCTCGAGGGCCTGTCCGGGGGCTCGATCGTCCTGCTCGGCGTCCTGCTCGGAGCCATGATGGGCTCCGACCTCGGCGGCCCGATCAACAAGGTGGCGTACACGTTCGCTGTCACGGGCCTCGCGACGCAGGGACTCGCGAGCGACGCCGCCCAGTACAAGATCATGGCGGCCGTCATGGCGGCTGGCATGGTCGCCCCGCTCGGCATGGCCCTCGCGTCGACGGTCCGGAAGAAGCTCTTCACGCCGATCGAGCGGGAGAACGGCAAGGCGAGCTGGTTGCTCGGCGCCTCGTTCATCTCCGAGGGCGCCATCCCGTTCGCGGCCGCCGACCCCTGGCGCGTCATCGTCTCCTCGATCGCCGGCTCGGCGGTCACCGGGGGCCTCGTCATGGCGTTCGGATCGACGCTGGTCGCTCCGCACGGCGGCGTGTGGGTGCTCCCGCTCATCGGGAACCCGTTCCTCTTCCTCCTTGCCGTCGCCGCGGGGACCTGCGTCACCGCGGGTGCCATCATCGTCCTGAAGTCGATGCGCGCCACGTCCGCGGTCAAGGAGGAGGCCGCCGCCGCCGTGGCCGCGGCCTGA
- a CDS encoding DeoR/GlpR family DNA-binding transcription regulator, with amino-acid sequence MYAPERHAEIVMLARADGRVDVTALAARFDVATETIRRDLTALERRGLLRRVHGGAVALERLPFEPTVVERDAVHTAQKDAIAQAALAEIGDATTILIDGGTTTARLVQVLPTDRQLTVITQAIPIANALAQRDNVTLLVVGGTTRGTTLTNVGPWATSAISTLTTDLAFLGTNGLTLERGLSTRDVAEAEVKRAITGAARRVVVLADHSKIGHDELVTFAQLEAVDTIVTDAAVDAHLASEIAAAGVEVVRA; translated from the coding sequence GTGTACGCACCGGAACGTCACGCCGAGATCGTGATGCTGGCGCGCGCGGACGGCCGGGTCGACGTCACGGCCCTCGCCGCCAGGTTCGACGTCGCGACCGAGACGATCCGACGCGACCTCACCGCGCTCGAGCGCCGGGGCCTGCTGCGGCGCGTGCACGGCGGCGCGGTCGCGCTCGAGCGACTCCCGTTCGAGCCGACCGTCGTGGAGCGCGACGCCGTCCACACGGCACAGAAGGACGCCATCGCCCAGGCCGCGCTGGCCGAGATCGGCGACGCGACGACGATCCTCATCGACGGGGGGACGACGACGGCGCGTCTCGTCCAGGTCCTGCCGACCGATCGACAGCTCACCGTCATCACGCAGGCGATCCCGATCGCGAACGCGCTCGCGCAGCGCGACAACGTCACGTTGCTCGTCGTCGGCGGCACGACGCGCGGAACCACCCTCACGAACGTCGGCCCCTGGGCCACCTCCGCGATCTCGACGCTCACGACCGACCTCGCCTTCCTTGGGACCAACGGGCTGACGCTGGAGCGCGGGCTCTCGACCCGCGACGTCGCCGAGGCCGAGGTGAAGAGGGCCATCACCGGCGCGGCCCGGCGCGTCGTCGTCCTGGCCGACCACAGCAAGATCGGTCACGACGAGCTCGTCACCTTCGCCCAGCTCGAGGCCGTCGACACGATCGTGACCGATGCCGCCGTCGACGCCCATCTGGCATCCGAGATCGCCGCAGCCGGCGTGGAGGTCGTTCGCGCATGA